Proteins found in one Malassezia vespertilionis chromosome 5, complete sequence genomic segment:
- the UGP1 gene encoding UTP--glucose-1-phosphate uridylyltransferase (COG:G; EggNog:ENOG503NWDG), protein MHDFKSATSAVASKAMRNELNEMIEGIEDSATCRAFEGEMSSFYHLFNRFLSDKAKGTKLEWDRIQPPSPEQIKPYSSLPKATDPSVLSKLAVLKLNGGLGTTMGCTGPKSVIEVREGMTFLDLSVRQIEHLNGTYNVSVPFILMNSFNTDDDTARVIQKYANHNVEILTFNQSRYPRIDRDSLLPCPRSATSNKSLWYPPGHGDLFDAMNNSGLLDRLIAMGKEYVFVSNVDNLGADVDLNILQHMVETETEFISEVTDKTKADVKGGTLIDYDGTMRLLEIAQVPSEHVEDFKSIKKFKIFNTNNLWLNLKAIKRVVENDELELEIIVNHKSLENGEPVIQLETAVGAAIKHFRGAKGVNVPRSRFLPVKNCSDLLLITSDLYRLVHGRLVMNPRREFGQTPVVKLGDTFKKVGNYQKRFKNIPEMIELDHLTVQGDVWFGRNIILRGTVIIVANEGHKIELPDGAVLENKLITGNLAIIEH, encoded by the exons ATGCAC GACTTCAAATCTGCGACGTCGGCGGTCGCCAGCAAGGCCATGCGCAACGAACTCAATGAGATGATAGAAGGTATTGAGGATTCTGCTACTTGCCGTGCTTTTGAAGGGGAAATGTCATCGTTCTACCACCTATTTAACCGTTTTCTTTCCGACAAGGCCAAAGGTACCAAATTGGAATGGGACAGAATTCAACCGCCGTCGCCCGAGCAGATCAAACCGTACAGCTCTTTGCCCAAGGCCACGGATCCATCTGTGCTGAGCAAACTGGCCGTTTTGAAGCTCAACGGTGGCCTTGGTACCACAATGGGCTGCACAGGCCCAAAAAGTGTCATTGAGGTGCGCGAAGGCATGACTTTTTTGGACTTGTCTGTGCGTCAAATTGAACATTTGAACGGCACGTACAATGTCAGTGTGCCTTTTATTCTTATGAATTCATTTAATACGGATGACGACACGGCCCGTGTGATCCAAAAATATGCAAACCACAACGTCGAGATCCTCACGTTCAACCAAAGTCGCTATCCACGCATCGATCGTGATAGTTTGCTCCCCTgtccgcgcagcgcaacatCGAACAAATCCTTGTGGTACCCTCCTGGCCACGGCGATCTTTTCGATGCTATGAACAACTCTGGGCTTTTAGATCGCCTTATTGCGATGGGCAAAGAATACGTTTTTGTGTCAAACGTCGACAACCTTGGCGCTGATGTTGATTTGAACATTTTGCAGCACATGGTTGAGACTGAGACAGAGTTTATTTCGGAGGTTACGGACAAAACAAAAGCCGACGTGAAAGGAGGTACCTTGATTGACTATGATGGTACTATGCGTCTGCTTGAAATTGCGCAGGTGCCCTCGGAACATGTCGAGGATTTTAAATCCATTAAGAAATTCAAGATTTTTAACACGAATAACCTTTGGCTGAACCTCAAGGCAATTAAGCGTGTGGTCGAGAACGACGAGCTTGAGCTTGAGATTATAGTTAACCACAAGTCGCTCGAGAATGGCGAACCGGTCATCCAGCTCGAGACTGCTGTGGGTGCCGCGATCAAGCATTTCCGCGGTGCTAAGGGTGTGAATGTgccacgctcgcgctttttgcCCGTGAAGAACTGCTCTGATCTTCTTTTGATCACCAGCGATTTGTACAGGCTCGTGCATGGCAGGCTAGTGATGAACCCTCGCCGCGAGTTCGGCCAGACCCCAGTGGTCAAGCTTGGAGACACGTTTAAAAAGGTTGGAAACTACCAAAAGCGCTTCAAGAACATTCCCGAGATGATTGAGCTCGACCATCTCACTGTCCAGGGCGACGTTTGGTTTGGTCGCAACATTatcttgcgcggcactgtGATCATTGTGGCGAATGAAGGCCACAAGATCGAGCTGCCCGATGGCGCTGTTTTGGAAAACAAGTTGATTACAGGCAACTTGGCCATCATTGAGCACTAA